In Gambusia affinis linkage group LG06, SWU_Gaff_1.0, whole genome shotgun sequence, one DNA window encodes the following:
- the LOC122833117 gene encoding toll/interleukin-1 receptor domain-containing adapter protein translates to MCVLNGDFVKLHQLFICWKDFGELNRHDGINNMHGWFLKLFKSGTQNSKAGEKSAGGASYESKSSSSASSEGTSVAKPQQLKIALSSELRWKRKYDVFVCHSFAQKDTEEAERLVSFLETPPRSLRCFLWHRDSCPGGAISTEFCKALENSHIRVLLITPSFLQDDWCSYMMHQTLGERPMSNTMIPLLLDLAHSQYPQELRFYYYIDLSRNPDYGFNVVNKTVQSYLEKLIQSEEELNQSLGDSSCTSDGRDNT, encoded by the exons ATGTGTGTGTTGAATGGAGATTTTGTGAAGTTGCATCAGTTATTTATTTGCTGGAAAGATTTTGGAGAGCTAAACAGACATGATGGTATTAACAACATGCATG gGTGGTTcctaaaactttttaaatctggaacacaaaacagcaaagcaGGCGAAAAATCAGCAGGGGGTGCTAGCTACGAATCTAAATCATCTTCATCTGCATCATCAGAAGGAACCTCTGTTGCAAAACCACAGCAGTTAAAGATTGCTCTGAGTTCAGAGCTGAGATGGAAACGGAAATATGACGTGTTTGTGTGCCACAGCTTTGCCCAGAAAGACACTGAGGAGGCTGAACGCCTGGTTTCGTTCCTTGAGACTCCACCCCGCAGCCTCAGGTGCTTCCTATGGCACAGGGACTCATGTCCAGGAGGTGCTATATCCACAGAGTTTTGCAAGGCCCTGGAAAACAGTCACATCCGGGTTCTGCTCATCACTCCCAGCTTTTTGCAGGATGATTGGTGCAGTTACATGATGCACCAGACCCTGGGAGAGAGACCCATGTCCAATACGATGATACCCCTTCTTCTTGACTTGGCCCACTCTCAGTACCCACAGGAACTGAGGTTCTACTACTACATTGATCTGAGCAGGAATCCTGACTACGGCTTCAACGTCGTCAATAAGACTGTACAAAGCT atcTGGAGAAGCTGATTCAAAGTGAAGAGGAATTGAACCAAAGCTTGGGAGACTCAAGCTGTACGTCAGATGGAAGAGACAACACGTAA
- the srpra gene encoding signal recognition particle receptor subunit alpha: MLDFFTIFSKGGIVLWCFQGAGVSESFTGPVNALIRSVILQERGGNNSFTHEALSLKYKLDNEFELIFVVGFQKILTLTYVDKFIDDVQLHFRDRYKNELEQKGALKLLNNTFDFEDRFKKLLREAEETSKARSPVPMRSFKESEKSQKTVKSMIETKGGDKSKEQGGKKNKNTKKEAPAVEPPKGDQGKTPPSGQKDVLNGNQGLTPEEVMQKKREDFFRKRMMGPTEKPSKSPKPQKPKEKVNRVWNNAGSSTKNLDYSNKNGDSSPGEDQKNMEAQFDPEMQVSSMKGDLRSVDYESSEEEEMEEEEEEVVVSKTSPKKSGGFGGMFGMLKGLVGSKSLSREDMEPVLEKMREHLIAKNVAADISSQLCESVAKKLEGKVMGTFTTVASTVKQALQDSLVQILQPKRRVDILRDVMEAQSQRRPFVITFCGVNGVGKSTNLAKISYWLIENGFSVLIAACDTFRAGAVEQLRTHQRRLNSLHPPEKHGGRPVVQLYEKGYGKDAAGIAMEAIAYARNQAFDVVLVDTAGRMQDNAPLMTALAKLIAVNMPDLVLFVGEALVGNEAVDQLVKFNQALADHSMSDKPRLIDGIILTKFDTIDDKVGAAISMTYITGQPIVFVGTGQTYNDLRSLNARAVVGALMKA, translated from the exons ATGTTGGATTTCTTCACCATCTTCAGCAAAGGGGGGATAGTGCTGTGGTGTTTTCAGGGAGCCGGGGTTAGTGAGTCTTTCACGGGGCCAGTCAATGCTCTGATCCGCTCAGTGATCCTTCAG GAGCGTGGTGGGAACAACTCCTTCACTCACGAAGCTTTGAGTCTAAAATACAAACTGGACAATGAGTTTGAGTTGATATTTGTG GTGGGTTTTCAAAAGATCCTCACGCTGACTTATGTGGACAAGTTTATAGATGATGTCCAGCTTCACTTCAGGGATCGTTATAAGAATGAATTGGAGCAAAAGGGAGCTCTGAAGCTTCTCAACAATACCTTTGACTTTGAGGACAGATTCAAGAAACTTCTAAG AGAGGCGGAGGAAACCAGTAAAGCTCGAAGCCCCGTCCCCATGCGGTCCTTTAAGGAATCCGAGAAATCCCAAAAAACTGTGAAGTCAATGATTGAGACAAAAGGTGGAGATAAGTCAAAGGAGCAAGGAggcaaaaagaataaaaataccaaaaaggAGG CTCCTGCAGTTGAGCCTCCCAAAGGGGATCAAGGTAAGACCCCACCTTCTGGTCAGAAGGATGTTTTGAATGGTAACCAAGGCTTAACTCCTGAGGAGGTCATGCAAAAGAAGAGGGAGGATTTCTTCCGCAAGCGCATGATGGGACCTACTGAAAAACCGAG CAAGTCCCCAAAGCCCCAAAAACCAAAGGAGAAAGTTAACCGCGTTTGGAACAACGCAGGCAGCAGCACCAAGAACCTGGACTACAGCAACAAGAACGGAGACTCTTCTCCCGGAGAAGACCAAAAGAACATGGAAGCACAATTTGACCCA GAAATGCAGGTCAGCTCCATGAAAGGCGACCTGCGTTCTGTGGACTACGAGTCAAGCgaggaggaagagatggaggaggaagaagaggaagtgGTTGTCAGCAAGACAAG TCCCAAAAAGAGTGGTGGTTTTGGGGGGATGTTTGGGATGCTGAAGGGTCTGGTGGGCTCCAAGAGTCTGTCTAGAGAGGACATGGAGCCAGTGCTGGAGAAGATGAGGGAACACCTCATTG CAAAGAATGTTGCAGCTGATATTTCTTCCCAGTTGTGTGAGTCTGTGGCCAAGAAACTGGAGGGCAAAGTCATGGGCACATTCACCA CTGTGGCTTCGACGGTGAAGCAGGCCCTGCAGGACTCCCTGGTACAGATCCTGCAGCCCAAGCGCAGGGTGGACATCCTGAGAGACGTCATGGAGGCTCAGAGCCAGCGCAGGCCATTTGTCATCACGTTCTGCGGCGTCAACGGGGTTGGCAAGTCTACCAACCTAGCAAAG ATCTCCTACTGGCTGATTGAGAATGGTTTCAGTGTGCTGATCGCAGCTTGCGACACATTTCGTGCTGGCGCGGTGGAGCAGCTTCGTACCCATCAGCGCCGCCTGAACTCTCTTCACCCCCCAGAGAAGCACGGAGGTCGCCCGGTCGTCCAGCTCTATGAGAAGGGCTACGGGAAAGACGCAGCTGGAATTGCGATGGAGGCCATTGCCTACG CTCGGAACCAGGCATTTGATGTGGTGCTGGTGGACACTGCTGGGCGAATGCAGGACAACGCCCCTCTAATGACGGCTCTGGCCAAACTTATTGCTGTCAACATGCCTGACTTAGTTCTGTTTGTTGGAGAGGCTCTGGTGGGCAATGAGGCGGTTGACCAGCTG GTGAAATTTAATCAGGCTCTGGCGGACCACTCCATGTCTGACAAGCCTCGCCTCATCGATGGAATCATTCTCACAAAGTTTGACACTATTGACGACAAG GTTGGTGCAGCCATCTCCATGACTTACATCACAGGCCAGCCGATCGTGTTCGTGGGCACGGGGCAGACCTACAACGACCTGCGCAGCCTCAACGCCCGCGCCGTAGTCGGCGCCCTGATGAAGGCTTAA